Proteins found in one Plasmodium chabaudi chabaudi strain AS genome assembly, chromosome: 5 genomic segment:
- a CDS encoding early transcribed membrane protein yields the protein MKLAKAFYFVAFLLAVKVLTPGSNNYVEAKAAKSKKVAKGGNGFIRKIKDNKIAFLSTLAATIGLAIGTTFGVMHLQKKKGGNKKPLGGAGKKPTPAPEVKNPAPEVKNPAPEVKNPAPEVKNPAPEVKNPAPAVKNPAPEVRTPSPEVRTPSPEVRTPSPEVTPPASESDIKSSPYYYKTRL from the coding sequence atgaaattagCAAAAGCATTCTATTTTGTTGCCTTTTTATTGGCTGTTAAAGTTTTAACCCCAGGATCTAATAATTATGTTGAAGCCAAAGCTgcaaaatcaaaaaaagtaGCCAAGGGTGGTAATGGGtttattagaaaaattaaagataaCAAGATTGCATTTTTATCTACATTAGCTGCAACAATAGGATTAGCAATTGGTACTACATTTGGTGTAATGCACCttcaaaagaaaaaaggaGGTAATAAAAAGCCATTGGGCGGTGCAGGAAAAAAACCAACCCCAGCACCAGAAGTTAAAAACCCAGCACCAGAAGTTAAAAACCCAGCACCAGAAGTTAAAAACCCAGCACCAGAAGTTAAAAACCCAGCACCAGAAGTTAAAAACCCAGCACCAGCAGTTAAAAACCCAGCACCAGAAGTTAGAACCCCATCACCAGAAGTTAGAACCCCATCACCAGAAGTTAGAACCCCATCACCAGAAGTTACCCCCCCAGCATCAGAATCTGATATAAAATCATCaccatattattataaaacaaGATTATAA
- a CDS encoding early transcribed membrane protein: MKTTYVSLFFFILLICGILEYKASSVDDKALPVDDNVTSVNDNVTPIDDKVAPVDEANTPKSNNAKVENKTNKIFQNGRNKKIAAIAASIVGSTIAFALALVCMNPEVRNKFRIKNRFKNFDDVDTPKDISLISPVENPYADEFPEQSPEQFQEQFQEQFPEQYSEQSPEQYLEQYKKHYTKRFLEYYPKPYPEQKPVDHAYSYSISDDGTFNTYYMASDTQGSYSNLFVDDAKEGINDFIEYKDELSELMNEAHQTYGIDEKPFDPYI, translated from the coding sequence atgaaaaccaCATACGTTtctctcttttttttcatattactAATTTGCGGTATTTTGGAATATAAGGCATCATCAGTTGATGATAAGGCATTACCAGTTGATGATAATGTAACATCAGTTAATGATAATGTAACACCCATTGATGATAAGGTAGCACCAGTTGATGAGGCAAACACTCCAAAATCTAATAATGCTAAAGTagaaaacaaaacaaacaaaatatttcagAATGGACGAAACAAAAAGATAGCAGCTATAGCCGCTTCTATTGTAGGATCAACAATCGCCTTTGCTTTAGCACTTGTTTGTATGAATCCTGAAGTTCGAAACAAATTTAGAATTAAAAACCGCTTTAAAAACTTTGATGATGTAGACACTCCTAAAGATATATCATTAATAAGCCCAGTCGAAAATCCATACGCAGATGAATTCCCAGAACAATCCCCAGAACAATTCCAAGAACAATTCCAAGAACAATTCCCAGAACAATATTCAGAACAAAGTCCAGAACAATATCTAGagcaatataaaaaacactATACAAAACGATTTCTAGAGTATTATCCAAAACCATACCCAGAACAAAAACCAGTCGATCATGCATATAGTTATAGCATCAGTGATGATGGAACGTTTAACACATATTATATGGCATCAGATACTCAGGGATCATATagtaatttatttgtagaTGACGCTAAGGAAGGAATAAATGACTTTATAGAATATAAAGATGAACTAAGCGAGTTAATGAATGAAGCACATCAAACTTATGGTATAGATGAGAAGCCATTCGACccatacatataa